One Gimesia aquarii DNA segment encodes these proteins:
- a CDS encoding prenyltransferase/squalene oxidase repeat-containing protein: MSESISYQRVQAAYQRARAELLSARTDAGHWEGELSTSALSTATAVMALEMIRRHRPADDHSLDSSIKQGIHWIATHQNEDGGWGDTVKSFSNISTSMLCHAVFHATGNTEKFATVVVNAKQYIDRIGGVEAVVARYGKDKTFSVPILTHCALAGLVDWKTIPALPFELSCLPANFYKTVRLPVVSYALPALIAIGQVRHHFQKPKNPITRIIRNLSIQKSLKKLISIQPTNGGFLEAAPLTSFVTMSLAGMGLVDHPVVKKGLEFLLASARPDGSWPIDTNLATWTTTLSVNAIRGTLSEFEKTPIRQWLLQQQYQELHPYTSAEPGGWAWTDLPGGVPDADDTPGAILALLNLKPEESENEHTPEVRLALRNGVQWLLDLQNSNGGWPTFCRGWGTLPFDQSAADISAHVIRALQAWLQTEPDDADIPLRNRAERAIQHSFRYLASVQRADGSWLPLWFGNQHIKNDENPVYGTARVLAAYASQEMSESAQAEQAIKFLKSVQNDDGGWGGDAGAPSSVEETALAVDTLLSLGLDHDNPNITSGLNWLLQQVETNGFTESTPIGFYFAKLWYFEQLYPIIFTVSALHRAEMVLKKYTDDNLRLSLAEEDYPIMSTENQ, encoded by the coding sequence ATGAGTGAAAGCATCTCCTATCAGAGAGTTCAAGCCGCATACCAGCGAGCACGGGCAGAATTACTTTCTGCTCGCACTGACGCCGGTCACTGGGAGGGAGAACTTTCGACTTCCGCGCTTTCAACGGCCACGGCAGTTATGGCACTTGAAATGATTCGCCGTCACCGTCCCGCCGATGATCATTCACTCGACTCCTCTATCAAACAAGGTATTCACTGGATCGCCACACACCAAAATGAAGATGGCGGCTGGGGCGATACCGTTAAAAGCTTCAGCAATATTTCCACCAGTATGCTCTGTCACGCAGTATTTCATGCAACCGGCAATACAGAGAAGTTTGCTACAGTTGTCGTCAACGCGAAACAATACATCGATCGCATTGGCGGTGTCGAGGCAGTCGTTGCCCGCTATGGCAAAGACAAAACATTTTCTGTGCCCATCCTCACACATTGTGCACTCGCAGGACTCGTCGATTGGAAAACCATCCCTGCCCTGCCCTTTGAATTGTCCTGTCTGCCTGCCAATTTTTACAAAACAGTTCGTTTGCCCGTTGTCAGCTATGCGCTGCCGGCGCTCATCGCCATTGGTCAGGTGAGACACCATTTCCAAAAACCCAAAAATCCGATCACACGTATCATCCGAAATCTATCGATTCAGAAAAGCCTCAAGAAGCTGATTTCGATTCAACCCACGAATGGCGGTTTTCTGGAAGCGGCCCCGCTCACCAGTTTTGTCACGATGAGTCTGGCGGGAATGGGTCTCGTCGATCACCCGGTTGTTAAGAAGGGACTGGAATTTTTACTCGCTTCCGCCAGACCGGATGGCAGTTGGCCCATCGATACCAATCTGGCGACCTGGACGACCACTCTTTCCGTGAATGCCATTCGGGGAACTCTCTCCGAATTTGAAAAAACCCCCATTCGTCAATGGTTATTACAACAGCAATATCAGGAATTGCATCCTTACACTTCCGCTGAACCGGGCGGCTGGGCGTGGACCGATCTACCGGGGGGTGTGCCTGACGCCGACGATACTCCCGGGGCCATTCTGGCATTATTGAATCTAAAACCAGAAGAATCTGAAAACGAACACACACCGGAAGTCAGACTCGCCTTACGTAATGGCGTCCAATGGCTGCTTGATTTGCAAAACAGTAATGGGGGCTGGCCGACCTTCTGTCGTGGTTGGGGAACGCTTCCTTTCGATCAGAGTGCGGCCGACATTTCGGCGCATGTCATTCGTGCGTTGCAAGCCTGGCTGCAAACAGAGCCAGATGATGCGGACATTCCATTGCGGAACCGCGCCGAGCGCGCCATCCAACATTCGTTTCGTTATCTGGCATCTGTACAACGCGCCGATGGTTCCTGGCTGCCGCTCTGGTTTGGAAATCAGCACATCAAGAATGACGAAAATCCGGTTTACGGCACCGCGCGCGTGTTAGCCGCTTATGCATCGCAGGAGATGTCTGAGTCCGCACAGGCGGAACAAGCCATCAAATTTTTGAAAAGCGTACAAAATGACGATGGTGGATGGGGCGGTGATGCTGGAGCCCCTTCCAGCGTCGAAGAAACCGCCTTAGCAGTTGACACTTTACTGTCGTTGGGCCTCGATCATGACAATCCGAACATCACTTCAGGCCTGAATTGGCTGTTGCAACAGGTGGAAACAAACGGTTTTACTGAATCCACGCCGATTGGCTTTTACTTTGCTAAATTATGGTATTTCGAACAACTTTATCCAATTATCTTTACTGTTTCCGCCCTGCATCGGGCAGAAATGGTTTTAAAAAAATATACTGATGACAATTTAAGATTGTCGCTTGCGGAAGAGGATTACCCTATAATGAGTACCGAGAACCAATAG